Part of the Motacilla alba alba isolate MOTALB_02 chromosome 20, Motacilla_alba_V1.0_pri, whole genome shotgun sequence genome, GATTGGAAGGGTTTCAGGCTGCTCTGCGTGGGAGAGCTAGGAGTGCTTGCTTAGTGCTGCTCGTGCTGCTCTGACCCCAGCAGCCAGCGCTGCTCGCAGCCCGGGCTGGGTGCAGTAAGGGCCCTGTTCTCTGCTCCTCAGGTGGCGATCCTGATCCCATTCCGCAATCGCTACGAGCACCTCCCCGTCCTCTTCAGACACCTCATTCCCATGCTGCAGCGGCAGCGGCTGCAGTTCGCCTTCTACGTCGTGGAGCAGGTGAGAGCGCGGGGCAGgcgcagctctgcccctgccaggtCACCTCTGATGGCCAGGTGCAGGGTCATGTTGCAGCGTGGAAGTTGTCCCGTTCTGTCCCAAAGTGGCACAGCTAAGGGATTACGGGTGCCCGGAAATTACTGGTTTTatatgaaaaacagaaactggGGATTTGagttgttgttttcctttttaaattctgtttagtgggagttatttttttaaagaagctttGGACCAGGTATTTGCAGTGCAGACAATGCTGCGGTTTTTTTGTATATCCCTGCAGTAGTTCCAGGCAGCATCCCCTAGGCACAGGAATGGCCTGACCAGAGTTAGGCATTTCATGTAGAACATGACTGTCACTTCATGTGTACGTGGACCTCTCAACTAAGCTGTTTGGCTTCATCCACGCAGTAAACGTGCCTCCATATTTTGCTCTAGCTCAAACAGATTGGtcaaaattggggttttttttcaggtgtcTGAGTAACGAGGCTTCGgcatctttatttttactccTGTATTGTAAATTGAATATTTCAGTGTTGGTTGATCTCACTGGTGTGCTCCAATACGTTACTTCTTTCACGGTGCCAGCTTGGGAGCTGGTTGCCCTCTGCAGTTCTCTAGACAGGGCTgagagcacacacagagcaagaaCTGCAGGGACTCCTCTTGAGAAGGAACTttctccctgccaggctgggaaccAACCCTTCAACCGTGCCATGCTCTTCAACGTTGGCTTTCGGGAAGCAATGAAGGACCTGGCCTGGGACTGCCTCATCTTCCACGACGTGGACCACATCCCAGAGAACGACCGTAACTACTACGGCTGTGGACAGATGCCCAGGCACTTTGCAGCCAAGCTGGATAAGTACATGTACCTGTAAGCACCGTTCTTcccccctgctgccaccaccgCTGAGGACCCACTATTAGATTCAATTCACTTATTTTTAAGGCAGAGAATGAGTCTGGGTTCTTTCTCAGGCTCTGTACAAAGGGAGCGTGACAGGGACTGTCAGGGAGCATCCTCAGGGCTTGGGCTTCCCCATGGCAGGTGGgagagctctgccctgagccctCTCTCCTCTCAGGCTCCCGTACAACGAGTTCTTCGGGGGCGTGAGCGGCCTGACTGTCGAGCAGTTCCAGAAGATCAACGGCTTCCCCAACGCCTTCTGGGGCTGGGGTGGTGAGGACGACGACCTCTGGAACAGGTACAGGCTCCGAGGGCCCCGGGGGAGGTTCTGTGAGCTGGGCCTGGCACCTGCTCTCAGGGACAGTTGcccccctgggcagggcagacaGTTGCCCCCCTGACAggtggtgctgggcaggggcaggggctcTCAGGGGACAGTTGCCCCCGGGTAGCAGGTGCTCTCAGGGGCAGTTGcccccctgggcagggcaggtgctcTCAGGGGACAGTTGCCcccctgggcaggggacagTTGCCCCCTGACGGGGcgctgggctggctgtgcttgccctgggctgtgctggctccgtggggcaggggctgctccaggctgctggggcagtgcGTGGCAGGCAGAGGgtgcaggctgggagctgttGGCTCTGTGCACGGTGTCCCACGGTGTCCCACAGTGTCCCACAGTGTCCCACACCGCTGCTGAgggggctctgagctgctgggggctctgtggctgccccagggcagcggGAGTTTGTGTGGCTGCTCCGTGGGTGGGAAGGCTGAGCCGTGACCGGAGCCCCgggagctctggctgcagccctggaagCACTGCCAGCGCAGCAAACACGACGGGTGactattttctgtttattttattttatttctcccctTTCTAATGCAGAGTACAGTATGCAGGCTACTCAGTGACTCGACCAGAAGGAGACACAGGGAAATACAAATCAATTCCCCACCATCATCGGGGAGAAGTGCAGTTCCTAGGAAGGCAAGTAAATTTTTTTAGTGTCATAAAGCCTTTCACAAAGAGTCTGTACCGTGTAGGAGGTTCCCCGCAGCTGTTTGAGGGCAGCCTGAACTCTTGAGGGAAGCTAACTGCAGGGAGATGGAGGCAGGGCATGGCCAGGgttcctccatccctgcatttCCTACCCCTCATCCCTGCAGTGAGGGGTCCTTGCCATGCtgggatgccatccagaagAGGGGATTGTCAGCACGGCAGGCTCAGGGCCTGTCCTTTACCTCCAGAGGAATGTCCAGGGGTGGCTGTTGCCAGGTGTCAGAGAGGCTTTGGTGTTTCTGGAGGAGCCTGAccccagtgctggaggaggCACGGCTCAGCCTCAGGGCTGGCCCACAGGGCGGCTGCTGAAGCTtcaggtgtccctgcagcacaaagcccaacagcagcacccttttcattctcttttctgcttcttggcCCTGCACTGGGGTGGGTGCACAGAACCCTGAACTCCGGGTCTGCTCTCTTGGGAGGCTGCAGGCATCCCCCAGGAGTGGTGGCTGTCCCCTGACCCGAGGAGGACAAGTACTGTGCGAGCGTTTTTGTCAAGATCACTTCCCCCTGGAGCTCTCCAGgagggctccagcccctctgtcccAGAGCCAGGGTTGTTCCAGAGAGTCCCCAGGCTGGCTGATTGCTTTTGCCTGAAGACCACAGTGGAATTTGAGTCTTCTGAAAACTGTGCAgcagaaaaccagagaaatacATCTTTCACAAACAACTTCAGCAATTAACTCTTgtagctgagcagctgctggacaaGCAGTGCAAGCTCTGTTCTGCAGAGGGGCTgtaggctgctgcagcagagatttGAGCtatctgctgctcttttttttttcagaagactcatttttgggggtgttttcATTTGAGTTTCCATCTTTAGCCctacttttcatttctctgttggACAGAATGCAGCCAGTCAGAGATGCTTCTCTTACTTCACTCTTGAAAAAGAGAAGTGCTTTTGGTTTAAAAAACCATATTTAGTCAAACCAGTGAAGCATGGCAGGCTGATAATGCCATGGGACTGAGCTCTGCTTCCTGGTCCTTCCCTCTTTGTTCTCACGCAGCACCTTCCCCTGCCTCATGGCACAACCCTTCCCTGGTCCCTTCTGTCCCCAGGCCTTAGCCCAGCTCCCTCTCGTGCACCGTGCTGAAGGGAGTCACTGTCCTGCTGAGATGTTTCTTCCTATTTTCCTCTCCCAACACTCCTCCTTCTGTCTCCTCATGCTGCCTCTAAATGTGTTTGAGGCTGGttttgtgcagcagctgcagttcctTCCCCATACCACCATTCTGCTGGTTTTACTTCCTCGCCCCCGTCCTTCTGAGCAAAGCCATTTGGTTCTGTTCTTGCTCATGTCTGGTTTCATAGAGGTGGCAAGGACCACATCACCCTgtagttgtgatattttgtgaaaatccctttgctaggattttcttctcctgagaagctgaagggcctcagcttcaagtgtgaacagtttgtgatctgctgctgtgggatgcagcaggtgcttcctccattgctcagtgtgggatgtttctgcttggtggccaatcgaggaggcagcagctcttggactctctggagtcacagaactttgttattcattcctttctattcctgtctcgccttctgatgattctttctctctgttctttgtagtgtagttatagtgtggtctttttaatgtaatatatatcataatataataaaccagccttttgaaatggagtcaagatctctccttcccttcaagtcctgactgcccaggaGACCCACGGTAATATCACCCTTGAGCTGCCTCTCCAGGAGGGTGTGGAAGGTGGGCTTggcagcacccccaggcccCTCCTGGGGATGGGACCTGCAGCCTTTGGGCAGGTGCCACAGGTGGTTGTGGCAGCTGAGTGCTCGCCGGTGGCACTGTGAGCATTTTGCCCTTTATCAAGTGAGGGACTTCTCTGGAATTTTCTGAAATCTGCTAACACAGGGTATTTAAATGTGATGCTTGCCTTTATTAAGGACTCAGAAGTTCATTGTTTTGTAGCTGCTCCTGGGCCTGCTCTTTGAAAGGTGCTcttgcagccctgggaggagcgTGCGGGTGCTGTGGATCCGTGGAAGTGACTCTGGCCTCTGGTTCTCGTTGCACAGGTACGCCTTGCTGAGGAAGTCAAAAGAAAGGCAAGCCCTGGACGGCCTCAATAACTTGAACTACTTTCCAAACGTCACATATGACGCCTTGTATAAGAACATCACTGTTAACCTGACACCGGAGCTGGCTCTGGTGACCGAATATTAAGAGCAGAAAATAACTTTGCTCTGCCCTCCACCAAGAAAGCACCACGCTAGACTTTCTTTTCCAAGGGTTATTGAGGACAAGCAACACTTTGTCTAATGAAGGATCACAGTATTTTGGAGAATGAGGCTGAAAGTGCACGCACAAATTGCCCTAGCTGTTCCAATCCAGACCGATACCTGGGCAGCGAGCTCAGCagtctctttattttttctgccacTTGCTTTCTGGGTTTCAGGACAACAGTTCGACCTGCTGCTCTCGTCTCCACATTCCTCCTCTAGCAATCTCTGGCACTGGGACTCTCCTGGGATGTGCTTTCTCCTCCGGGAAGCGGCTCAGCTGAGGGACTCTGGCTTCTTGGCAGTGAACGTCGTGAGCAATTTGGTTGGCAACTGCCCTGGTGGGAGATCAGACGAGTTCTGATGCCATTCTTCTATGTCTGTGCGGTTTTTTAAATGACCTGCTTGAAGTACATACAACAGAATCGCTTCTTAAAGAAGTGTAAGTGTAAATATGCTCTGTGAATCGccccttttaatttttctgctgtggcTCAAGTCCAAGCGAGAGGTTTACATACGGTCACTCATTTTAGTCCTGAGTTCTGAAAACACTTGTGTGAGCATCACTGTACTTGTGCAAGGTGTTCCCTTTTAAGCCAGTGAGACTGCCTGCATGATTCCAGCTGGGCATATGCAGAAATGCCTGTGGGCCAGGGCCCAGAACCTTCCAGAGCAGTGGGTGAGAAATACAGCTGAGTCATCATTCGTTCCAGAAACCGCAGGGCTGGCCTGTTCCAGGCAGGGTGAGGAAATgggaatatttattaaaaacccTCCCTTTTCCGTCACTTTTGCAGCACGGTGTGCAGGTGAGCCCAGAAGCCCTGTGGAGGACGGTCCCCTGGCCGTGGCTCGGTGTCCCActgacagcagggctgagccgGGGGGCCGGGATGGAGCCACTGCTCCCACGCGAGCCCTCCCCCACAGCAGGGCTTGCCCTCGCTCTGGGACGAGCTGGAAGGGTTGGGgaggttggtttggtttgtatTCACCGTGTAAATCCAGCGGCACAGAGGTGCTGTTGGAGGCAGGCAGCACTGGCGAGGGCACAGTGAGAGACATGAAGGACACGTGAAAATATGAGgcctggcagccagagctgggtcTGACAGCCCATCCAGCCATCCAATGTCATCCCTCTTTTCTTCACGGCTGCCGTGGGCAGGCTGGACTTCGGGCCCTGTCCCCAcggacacagcccagccctgacacAGCACTGACACCGCCACTTTCACTGGACCTCTGACTCAAAAGTAAATACAGTGGGTGTTGGTTTTAGTTTGTATTTCCACACAACACGGGCGGGTACTTGACCTCCGAAGGACTTTAACTCTTTTCCTTGCATTGTTTGCCTTCGGGTCCCTTAACTTCTCATGGTTTACACTGTTTTCTCAGTTCTGTGGACGTATGATCCCCATACGCATCCGTGGTGGGTGTGACTGCCCAGGGCATTCCTAACCTGTATCCAGAAAACGTTAGTTTAGAAAACACGAGTTTTGTGTAGATCTTATCGGCCGGCATGAGAGGACAGCGAGCCTGCCCTTGAGAGGCGCTGATGAGTTTGTAACTAAGTTTTAAAGTCTCTGAACTTACATGTGCTTTAAACTCGCTTCCCGAGGGGATTCAGCCTGGTTATTTATAGGCAGAGGTGaggatttgctttttctggCGCATACAGCAATAAAGACTTTTGCTTCGGAGTCTCGATCTGTAATTCACGTGGACCCCTTCCGGGTGTTGGACCCGCATTGCCCTGCCCCTCTTCTCTTTCATCTTGAGACCTTGCTAGAAACCTGTCTTTGTTTAATGGTGCTTCAAACAAGGAATGTATTTCAACTAGTCCAAGTTCACTACCCCGAAAtcatgcatgtgtgtgtgagtAAGTGTTGACTACCTTAGTCGGGATCCTCAGCCTTCCATGTCCCTGACAGCCGGCGCTCCTGGTGTGGAACAGAAGCCGTTACCTCTGCTCAGAACTGCACTCTGCGGTGGGCACACAAGGGTccatccccagcagcatcccatcCTTCGTTCTAACCatgttgaattttgttttttttttcctttttaaaatgtggattATCTGAAAATGTGCACTGTTAATCTTATCAGCTATGTCAAATACTGTATAGTAAATGTAACTGTTAAAAACATACTGTCAAGCGCATGTGCTGTTATGGTGTAAAAATTCTTGTGTTAAGGAGAACTTGTACATATTCTGGCAGCTGAAGTCCGACAAGGCCACTCGTTTGCCCCTTCCACGCCGGCGCCGGCAGTCAGCCCTGCTGGAGGGCAGGTCCTCTGCCAcgctggtttgtttttttaaatgagccATGTGGGTTTTATTTGCAAAACTATTTATTGACAGTTAATTCTCCA contains:
- the B4GALT5 gene encoding beta-1,4-galactosyltransferase 5, which produces MRWPRGPRGAWRLLPRRSLLAALFLFSLSSSFLYFVYVAPGIVNTYLFMMQAQGIMIRENMRTIGAQVYEQVVRSAYAKRNSSVNDSDYPLDLSHNDTFLQATTFLPEDFTYFPNNTCPERLPSMKGPVDVNMSEITMEEIHQFFSKDPSIKLGGHWKPSDCLPRWKVAILIPFRNRYEHLPVLFRHLIPMLQRQRLQFAFYVVEQAGNQPFNRAMLFNVGFREAMKDLAWDCLIFHDVDHIPENDRNYYGCGQMPRHFAAKLDKYMYLLPYNEFFGGVSGLTVEQFQKINGFPNAFWGWGGEDDDLWNRVQYAGYSVTRPEGDTGKYKSIPHHHRGEVQFLGRYALLRKSKERQALDGLNNLNYFPNVTYDALYKNITVNLTPELALVTEY